A single window of Salmo salar chromosome ssa21, Ssal_v3.1, whole genome shotgun sequence DNA harbors:
- the LOC123729538 gene encoding vegetative cell wall protein gp1-like, protein MDTPPSPCLSPWTPPRPPVPLPVTMDTPRPPVPLPVTMDTPRPPACHHGHPPVPPSPLPVTMDTPPSPRPRACHPTVPPVHPVPLPVTMDTPRPPACHHGHPPSPRPPACHHGHPPVPPSPCLSPWTPPVPLSPCLSPWTPPVPPSPCLSPWTPPRPPRPPACHHGHPPVTPSPCLSPWTPPVPLPVTMDTPPSTPSPCLSPWTPPRPPRPPACHHGHPPSPRPPACHHGPPRPPVPLPVTMDTPRPPACHHGHPPVPPSPLPVTMDTPRPPVPVPVTPLSPRPPRPPACHHGHPPSPCLSPWTPPVPPSPCLSPWTPPRPPIPLPVTMDTLPSLSPCLSPWTPPVPRPPACHHGHPPSTPSPCLSPWTPPVHPVPLPVTMDTPRPPRPPACHHGHPPVPPSPCLSPWTPPRPPRPPASHHGHPPHPPVPLPATMDTPTPPVPLPVTMDTPTPPVPLPVTMDTPNSLLSATNDTPNPPVPLPVTMDTPNPPVPLPVTMDTPNSLLFATNDTPNPLSPCLSPWTPPVYPVPLPVTMDTPPSPRPPACHHGHPPSTPSPCLSPWTPPRPPFPLPATMDTPTSPVPLPVTMDTPNPLSPCLSPWTHPTASCPPPMTPQTPCPPACHHGHPKPPCPPACHHGHPKPPCPTACHHGHPKPPWPQCAPLRGLCPMYSLVNSCPGSVSPSQESL, encoded by the coding sequence ATGGACACCCCCCCGTCCCCCTGCCTGTCACCATGGAcacccccccgtccccccgtccccctgCCTGTCACCATGGAcaccccccgtccccccgtccccctgCCTGTCACCATGGACACTCCCCGTCCCCCTGCCTGTCACCATGGACACCCccctgtccccccgtcccccctgccTGTCACCATGGAcacccccccgtccccccgtccccgtGCCTGTCACCCCACTGTCCCCCCCGTCCACCCCGTCCCCCTGCCTGTCACCATGGACACCCCCCGTCCCCCTGCCTGTCACCATGGAcaccccccgtccccccgtccccctgCCTGTCACCATGGACACCCCCCCGTCCCCCCATCCCCCTGCCTGTCACCATGGACACCCCccgtccccctgtccccctgccTGTCACCATGGAcaccccccgtccccccgtccccctgCCTGTCACCATGGACACCCCCCCGTCCACCCCGTCCCCCTGCCTGTCACCATGGACACCCCCCCGTTACCCCGTCCCCCTGCCTGTCACCATGGACACCCCCCGTCCCCCTGCCTGTCACCATGGACACCCCCCCGTCCACCCCGTCCCCCTGCCTGTCACCATGGACACCCCCCCGACCACCCCGTCCCCCTGCCTGTCACCATGGAcaccccccgtccccccgtccccctgCCTGTCACCATGgacccccccgtccccccgtccccctgCCTGTCACCATGGACACTCCCCGTCCCCCTGCCTGTCACCATGGAcacccccccgtccccccgtcccccctgccTGTCACCATGGAcaccccccgtccccccgtccccgtGCCTGTCACCCCACTGTCCCCCCGTCCACCCCGTCCCCCTGCCTGTCACCATGGACACCCCCCGTCCCCCTGCCTGTCACCATGGAcaccccccgtccccccgtccccctgCCTGTCACCATGGACACCCCCCCGTCCCCCCATCCCCCTGCCTGTCACCATGGACACCCTCCCGTCCCTGTCCCCCTGCCTGTCACCATGGACaccccccgtcccccgtccccctgCCTGTCACCATGGACACCCCCCGTCCACCCCGTCCCCCTGCCTGTCACCATGGACACCCCCCGTCCACCCCGTCCCCCTGCCTGTCACCATGGACACCCCCCGACCACCCCGTCCCCCTGCCTGTCACCATGGAcacccccccgtccccccgtccccctgCCTGTCACCATGGACACCCCCCCGTCCACCCCGTCCCCCTGCCTCTCACCATGGacaccccccccatccccccgtCCCCCTGCCTGCCACCATGGACACCCCAACACCCCCTGTCCCCTTACCTGTCACCATGGACACCCCAACACCCCCTGTCCCCCTGCCTGTCACTATGGACACACCCAACAGCCTCCTGTCCGCCACCAATGATACCCCAAATCCCCCTGTCCCCCTGCCTGTCACTATGGACACCCCAAACCCCCCTGTCCCCCTGCCTGTCACCATGGACACACCCAACAGCCTCCTGTTCGCCACCAATGACACCCCAAACCCCCTGTCCCCCTGCCTGTCACCATGGACACCCCCCGTTTACCCCGTCCCCCTGCCTGTCACCATGGAcacccccccgtccccccgtccccctgCCTGTCACCATGGACACCCCCCGTCCACCCCGTCCCCCTGCCTCTCACCATGGACACCCCCCCGTCCCCCTTTCCCCCTGCCTGCCACCATGGACACCCCAACATCCCCTGTCCCCTTACCTGTCACCATGGACACCCCAAACCCCCTGTCCCCCTGCCTGTCACCATGGACACACCCAACAGCCTCCTGTCCGCCACCAATGACACCCCAAACCCCCTGTCCCCCTGCCTGTCACCATGGACACCCCAAACCCCCCTGTCCCCCTGCCTGTCACCATGGACACCCCAAACCCCCCTgtcccactgcctgtcaccatggACACCCCAAACCCCCCTGGCCCCAGTGCGCCCCTCTGAGAGGGCTGTGTCCCATGTATAGTTTGGTCAATTCATGTCCAggctctgtgtctccctcccagGAGTCACTTTGA